In Saccharomyces cerevisiae S288C chromosome VIII, complete sequence, a genomic segment contains:
- the YCK1 gene encoding serine/threonine protein kinase YCK1 (Palmitoylated plasma membrane-bound casein kinase I (CK1) isoform; shares redundant functions with Yck2p in morphogenesis, proper septin assembly, endocytic trafficking, and glucose sensing; stabilized by Sod1p binding in the presence of glucose and oxygen, causing glucose repression of respiratory metabolism; involved in the phosphorylation and regulation of glucose sensor Rgt2p; YCK1 has a paralog, YCK2, that arose from the whole genome duplication) has protein sequence MSMPIASTTLAVNNLTNINGNANFNVQANKQLHHQAVDSPARSSMTATTAANSNSNSSRDDSTIVGLHYKIGKKIGEGSFGVLFEGTNMINGVPVAIKFEPRKTEAPQLRDEYKTYKILNGTPNIPYAYYFGQEGLHNILVIDLLGPSLEDLFDWCGRKFSVKTVVQVAVQMITLIEDLHAHDLIYRDIKPDNFLIGRPGQPDANNIHLIDFGMAKQYRDPKTKQHIPYREKKSLSGTARYMSINTHLGREQSRRDDMEALGHVFFYFLRGHLPWQGLKAPNNKQKYEKIGEKKRSTNVYDLAQGLPVQFGRYLEIVRSLSFEECPDYEGYRKLLLSVLDDLGETADGQYDWMKLNDGRGWDLNINKKPNLHGYGHPNPPNEKSRKHRNKQLQMQQLQMQQLQQQQQQQQYAQKTEADMRNSQYKPKLDPTSYEAYQHQTQQKYLQEQQKRQQQQKLQEQQLQEQQLQQQQQQQQQLRATGQPPSQPQAQTQSQQFGARYQPQQQPSAALRTPEQHPNDDNSSLAASHKGFFQKLGCC, from the coding sequence ATGTCCATGCCCATAGCAAGTACCACTCTAGCAGTTAACAACCTCACCAATATAAACGGAAACGCAAATTTTAACGTACAAGCAAACAAACAACTCCACCACCAGGCTGTCGACTCGCCCGCAAGATCTTCGATGACCGCCACGACCGCCGCCAACTCCAACAGCAACTCTTCCAGAGATGACTCTACTATTGTCGGCCTACATTACAAGATCGGCAAAAAAATAGGGGAAGGTTCCTTTGGTGTGCTATTTGAAGGTACTAATATGATCAATGGCGTACCCGTCGCGATCAAATTCGAGCCCAGAAAAACGGAGGCCCCTCAATTAAGAGATGAATataaaacatataaaattcTGAATGGCACTCCCAATATCCCCTACGCGTACTACTTCGGCCAAGAAGGTTTGCACAATATCTTGGTCATTGATCTTTTGGGTCCCTCTTTGGAAGATTTATTTGATTGGTgtggaagaaaattttctgtcAAAACGGTTGTGCAAGTTGCTGTCCAAATGATTACTTTGATTGAAGACTTGCACGCACATGACTTGATATACCGTGATATCAAACCAGACAATTTCTTGATTGGAAGGCCCGGCCAACCTGACGCAAACAACATCCATTTGATCGACTTCGGTATGGCCAAACAGTATCGTGATCCGAAAACTAAACAGCACATCCCATatagagagaaaaaatcacTCAGCGGCACTGCCAGATATATGTCCATTAATACTCACCTTGGAAGAGAGCAGTCCAGAAGAGATGATATGGAGGCCTTGGGTcacgttttcttttatttcttgagAGGCCACTTACCCTGGCAGGGTTTAAAAGCTCCAAACAATAAGCAAAAATACGAAAAGATtggtgaaaagaaaagatctACTAACGTTTACGATCTAGCTCAAGGCTTACCTGTGCAATTTGGCAGGTATCTAGAAATCGTCAGAAGTCTTTCCTTTGAAGAGTGTCCCGATTATGAAGGCTATAGAAAACTATTACTATCTGTACTGGATGATTTAGGTGAAACCGCGGACGGCCAATATGATTGGATGAAACTGAACGATGGCCGTGGTTGGGATCTTAACATAAACAAGAAGCCAAATCTCCACGGATACGGCCATCCAAATCCACCAAACGAAAAATCGAGAAAACATAGAAACAAACAGCTCCAAATGCAACAGCTCCAAATGCAACAGCtccaacaacagcaacagcaacagcaataTGCTCAAAAAACTGAGGCAGATATGCGCAATTCTCAATATAAACCAAAGTTAGACCCTACTTCTTATGAAGCTTACCAGCATCAAACCCAGCAGAAATACCTGCaagaacaacaaaagagacagcagcaacaaaaaCTTCAGGAGCAACAACTTCAAGAGCAACAATtgcaacagcagcaacagcaacagcaacagctACGTGCAACAGGCCAACCTCCATCTCAGCCTCAAGCGCAAACTCAATCTCAGCAGTTTGGCGCTCGTTATCAACCACAACAACAACCTTCTGCTGCTTTAAGAACTCCTGAACAGCACCCAAATGACGATAATTCAAGTCTAGCTGCTTCTCATAAGGgctttttccaaaaattaGGTTGTTGCTAA
- the SPL2 gene encoding Spl2p (Protein with similarity to cyclin-dependent kinase inhibitors; downregulates low-affinity phosphate transport during phosphate limitation by targeting Pho87p to the vacuole; upstream region harbors putative hypoxia response element (HRE) cluster; overproduction suppresses a plc1 null mutation; promoter shows an increase in Snf2p occupancy after heat shock; GFP-fusion protein localizes to the cytoplasm): MGTYTPLIYNIYNVHIWVFTESQGQIGQMSPRGKMETAVSQGQHKQLKDGHQHKGRKLSEEIASLLRLKECRRLNPASYYTPRRTSQSQSLSGSTFKEYNEYINEKDSSRAQRQNAAAVLSKLAHDFWENDCVIDEDIFEDSSDEEQS, from the coding sequence ATGGGCACATATACGCCATTAATAtacaatatatataacGTTCATATATGGGTATTTACAGAGAGCCAGGGGCAAATTGGACAGATGTCTCCACGCGGCAAAATGGAAACAGCAGTTTCACAAGGACAACACAAACAACTTAAAGATGGTCACCAGCATAAGGGAAGAAAACTCTCCGAGGAGATCGCTTCTCTATTGAGGCTCAAAGAGTGCAGGAGGCTCAATCCTGCTAGTTACTATACTCCACGTAGAACATCGCAGTCACAATCTCTCAGTGGATCAACTTTTAAAGAGTATAACGAGTACATTAATGAGAAAGATTCAAGTAGAGCGCAGCGTCAAAACGCTGCCGCCGTTTTAAGCAAGCTCGCCCATGACTTTTGGGAGAACGACTGTGTCATTGACGAAGACATATTCGAAGATTCGTCTGACGAAGAACAATCATGA
- the ARO9 gene encoding aromatic-amino-acid:2-oxoglutarate transaminase (Aromatic aminotransferase II; involved in tyrosine, phenylalanine, and methionine metabolism; involved with Aro8p in production of kynurenic acid to detoxify excess tryptophan) has protein sequence MTAGSAPPVDYTSLKKNFQPFLSRRVENRSLKSFWDASDISDDVIELAGGMPNERFFPIESMDLKISKVPFNDNPKWHNSFTTAHLDLGSPSELPIARSFQYAETKGLPPLLHFVKDFVSRINRPAFSDETESNWDVILSGGSNDSMFKVFETICDESTTVMIEEFTFTPAMSNVEATGAKVIPIKMNLTFDRESQGIDVEYLTQLLDNWSTGPYKDLNKPRVLYTIATGQNPTGMSVPQWKREKIYQLAQRHDFLIVEDDPYGYLYFPSYNPQEPLENPYHSSDLTTERYLNDFLMKSFLTLDTDARVIRLETFSKIFAPGLRLSFIVANKFLLQKILDLADITTRAPSGTSQAIVYSTIKAMAESNLSSSLSMKEAMFEGWIRWIMQIASKYNHRKNLTLKALYETESYQAGQFTVMEPSAGMFIIIKINWGNFDRPDDLPQQMDILDKFLLKNGVKVVLGYKMAVCPNYSKQNSDFLRLTIAYARDDDQLIEASKRIGSGIKEFFDNYKS, from the coding sequence ATGACTGCTGGTTCTGCCCCCCCTGTTGATTACACTtccttaaagaagaacttCCAACCGTTTCTCTCCAGAAGAGTAGAAAATAGATCTCTGAAAAGCTTTTGGGATGCTTCTGATATCTCAGATGACGTCATTGAGCTAGCTGGTGGAATGCCAAACGAGAGATTTTTTCCTATCGAATCTAtggatttgaaaatatcaaaagtTCCTTTTAATGATAACCCAAAATGGCATAATTCGTTTACCACGGCGCATTTGGACTTGGGATCCCCCAGTGAGCTACCCATTGCACGTTCTTTCCAATATGCAGAAACCAAGGGTTTACCCCCTCTCTTACATTTTGTTAAAGATTTTGTGTCCAGAATTAATCGCCCAGCCTTTTCCGATGAGACGGAGTCTAACTGGGATGTCATCCTTTCTGGCGGGTCCAACGATTCAATGTTTAAGGtttttgaaacaatttGCGACGAATCGACCACTGTGATGATTGAAGAGTTTACTTTCACCCCGGCTATGTCCAATGTGGAGGCTACAGGAGCAAAAGTCATCCCCATCAAGATGAACCTGACCTTCGACAGAGAGTCCCAGGGTATTGATGTCGAATATCTAACGCAGTTGCTCGATAATTGGTCAACTGGACCATACAAAGACTTAAACAAGCCAAGGGTCCTATATACCATTGCAACGGGCCAAAATCCTACCGGGATGTCTGTCCCCCAGTggaaaagagagaaaatttACCAGTTGGCCCAAAGACACGATTTCCTcattgttgaagatgatCCCTACGGTTATCTGTACTTTCCTTCCTATAATCCGCAAGAGCCATTAGAAAACCCTTACCATTCTAGCGACCTGACTACTGAACGGTATTTGAAtgattttttaatgaaatcATTCTTGACTTTGGATACAGATGCCCGTGTCATCCGTTTGGAGactttttctaaaatttttgcTCCTGGATTAAGGTTATCCTTCATCGTTGCTAATAAATTCCTTTTGCAAAAAATCTTGGATTTGGCCGACATTACTACAAGGGCCCCCAGTGGTACCTCACAAGCTATTGTTTATTCTACAATAAAGGCAATGGCTGAGTCCAACTTATCGTCCTCTCTTTCTATGAAAGAAGCAATGTTTGAGGGTTGGATAAGATGGATAATGCAGATTGCTTCTAAATACAATCATAGGAAAAATCTTACTTTGAAAGCCTTATACGAAACAGAATCTTACCAAGCTGGTCAGTTTACCGTTATGGAACCCTCCGCGGGTATGTTCATCATTATTAAAATCAATTGGGGGAATTTCGATAGACCTGACGATTTGCCGCAACAGATGGATATTTTAGATAAGTTCTTGCTGAAGAATGGTGTTAAAGTAGTGCTTGGTTATAAAATGGCTGTTTGCccaaattattcaaagcAGAATTCAGATTTTCTAAGACTCACCATCGCCTATGCAAGGGATGATGATCAGTTGATTGAAGCTTCCAAAAGAATCGGTAGTGGcataaaagaattttttgacaaCTATAAAAGTTGA
- a CDS encoding uncharacterized protein (hypothetical protein; similar to Pbi2p; double null mutant lacking Pbi2p and Yhr138cp exhibits highly fragmented vacuoles; protein abundance increases in response to DNA replication stress): MKASYLVLIFISIFSMAQASSLSSYIVTFPKTDNMATDQNSIIEDVKKYVVDIGGKITHEYSLIKGFTVDLPDSDQILDGLKERLSYIESEYGAKCNLEKDSEVHALNRDHLVA, encoded by the coding sequence ATGAAGGCCAGTTACTtagttttgattttcattaGCATATTCTCCATGGCACAGGCATCTTCCTTATCATCATACATCGTAACTTTCCCCAAGACGGATAATATGGCTACGGACCAGAATAGCATTATTGAAGAtgtcaaaaaatatgtGGTGGACATAGGGGGTAAAATAACACACGAATATAGCTTGATAAAGGGCTTTACAGTGGACTTACCTGATAGCGACCAAATTTTGGACGGTCTGAAAGAACGTTTGAGCTATATTGAAAGCGAGTACGGTGCTAAATGcaatttggaaaaggaTTCAGAAGTTCATGCTCTAAACCGTGACCATTTAGTTGCTTAG
- the SPS100 gene encoding Sps100p (Protein required for spore wall maturation; expressed during sporulation; may be a component of the spore wall; expression also induced in cells treated with the mycotoxin patulin; SPS100 has a paralog, YGP1, that arose from the whole genome duplication), which yields MKFTSVLAFFLATLTASATPLYKRQNVTSGGGTVPVIITGGPAVSGSQSNVTTTTLFNSTSTLNITQLYQIATQVNQTLQSESSSGIIIVTNWRSIETLSFFCSIVFNTSKTIVITENFLWGVPILSSSDAEGRGTLVAGRDKVVYSGVFPPYTVPVGVLSGQKNVQWFFDACEPTLIASNSTIRTQYSNFTSAQISSNASSGTNTSSSSSSPLVPIIYEEGYSQSLIQSLSSSIQGLVVVSSGTSHNSTVASWTSVDFPVVYASDGSSGHDGSGIGFISNTSIPQGAISAGYLSPIQAQTLLSIAIHNQVTSSSELQQIFPVSQQ from the coding sequence ATGAAATTCACATCAGTGCtagcattttttcttgcaacTTTAACAGCTTCTGCAACACCACTTTACAAGAGGCAGAACGTTACTTCTGGCGGCGGTACGGTCCCCGTGATCATCACGGGTGGACCTGCTGTATCTGGTAGCCAGTCAAACGTTACTACCACAACGCTATTCAACTCTACTTCCACCTTAAACATCACTCAACTTTACCAAATTGCTACTCAAGTTAATCAGACTTTACAAAGCGAATCGTCTTCCGGCATTATAATCGTCACAAACTGGCGTTCCATTGAAACTTTGAGTTTCTTCTGCTCAATCGTTTTTAATACATCAAAGACCATTGTCATTACTGAGAATTTCTTATGGGGTGTACCAATATTGAGTAGTTCGGACGCGGAAGGTAGAGGCACTTTGGTTGCCGGTAGAGATAAAGTTGTGTATTCTGGTGTTTTCCCTCCTTACACTGTTCCTGTGGGCGTTTTGTCTGGTCAGAAGAATGTTCAATGGTTCTTTGATGCCTGTGAGCCAACTCTGATTGCCAGCAACTCCACAATCAGAACTCAATACTCGAATTTTACGAGCGCACaaatatcttctaatgCCTCCTCCGGGACCAATACATCCTCATCATCCTCCAGTCCATTGGTTCCAATTATATACGAAGAAGGATATTCTCAAAGCTTAATTCAATCACTAAGTTCTAGTATCCAAGGTTTGGTTGTTGTCAGCTCTGGTACAAGTCACAACAGTACCGTGGCATCATGGACATCGGTCGACTTCCCTGTCGTTTATGCAAGTGATGGATCCAGTGGTCATGATGGTTCAGGAATTGGGTTCATAAGTAACACAAGTATTCCACAAGGTGCAATTTCTGCTGGGTACTTGTCACCAATCCAAGCGCAAACTTTGTTGTCTATTGCTATCCATAATCAAGTCACAAGTAGTAGCGAGTTACAACAAATCTTCCCTGTTAGTCAACAATAA
- a CDS encoding uncharacterized protein (hypothetical protein; conserved across S. cerevisiae strains), which produces MRSADFSNPRILSNLMSKSEKEKRAIIIFNCRLNKGLYVTSACVSRSVFRCCKQEPLIEFVSPKMIAFVQIDGRYLTKMLTCDIHVRKEAKEGRGYQQIHKLS; this is translated from the coding sequence atgCGAAGCGCAGACTTCTCTAATCCGCGGATCTTGTCAAATTTAATGAGCAAGtctgaaaaggaaaagagagcgatcattatttttaattgTCGCTTAAACAAAGGATTATATGTCACTTCTGCATGCGTTTCACGCTCTGTTTTTAGATGCTGCAAACAGGAACCTCTTATAGAATTTGTATCCCCAAAAATGATAGCATTTGTTCAAATAGATGGACGCTATTTGACAAAAATGTTAACATGTGACATTCACGTCAGAAAAGAGGccaaagaaggaagagGGTACCAGCAAATACATAAACTTTCCTAA
- a CDS encoding uncharacterized protein (Endoplasmic reticulum protein; may contribute to maintenance of ER and nuclear morphology; null mutant shows discontinuity in nuclear envelope, clustering of nuclear pores, and lacks cortical ER), giving the protein MMSCLVPTRFTLTLNTACLLTSTWGFVRATSVVLPPSLSKAGHKQFLTIISIIATIINNAVNISNYYIQRNNKMNLETKKKSDFISRHVTLPVSLVLESIVATVYWPLRLFFVNLIMHGVESTAKTPFPMTVDMAIHLYPILYLLADHYLSGSGTKFKLSNKHAWLIVTSLAFSYFQYLAFLIDAGQGQAYPYPFLDVNEPYKSIIFVVVATITWAYYVFYQKFPPKYIKKSAKKGDKN; this is encoded by the coding sequence ATGATGTCTTGTCTGGTACCAACACGTTTTACTTTGACCCTTAACACCGCGTGTCTTTTGACGAGCACCTGGGGGTTTGTTAGGGCCACATCTGTAGTCTTACCTCCAAGTTTAAGTAAAGCAGGCCATAAACAGTTTCTAACCATTATATCTATTATTGCAACAATCATTAATAACGCGGTTAACATTTCTAATTATTATATccaaagaaacaataaGATGAATCTAgaaaccaagaaaaaatcagacTTTATTAGTAGACATGTCACTTTGCCAGTTTCTTTAGTATTAGAATCTATTGTTGCTACCGTTTATTGGCCGCTTAGATTGTTTTTTGTCAACTTAATAATGCATGGAGTTGAATCTACTGCAAAGACACCTTTTCCTATGACAGTGGATATGGCAATCCACTTATATCctattttatatttactAGCCGATCACTACTTATCGGGATCTGGCACGAAATTCAAATTATCGAATAAGCATGCATGGCTCATTGTAACCAGTTTAGcattttcatattttcaatatttaGCATTCCTGATAGATGCGGGGCAAGGCCAAGCCTATCCATACCCGTTTCTAGACGTGAACGAGCCGTACAAGTCGATTatatttgttgttgttgctaCTATTACGTGGGCTTATTATGtattttatcaaaagtTTCCGCCAAAATACATCAAGAAGTCGGCAAAGAAAGGTGATAAGAATTAG